Part of the Zingiber officinale cultivar Zhangliang chromosome 8A, Zo_v1.1, whole genome shotgun sequence genome, GCACTGTGAAGTAGAGCTGCTGCCCCAAGTAGCGCCGCTCCCACAGCTCCGACCTCAGGTTCCACATCCCGGCGTTGTCGAAAGTCATCAACACCGCCGACCACGATCTCTGGTACACTTGGATTGTGTGCCGGCTCACCGCGTCTAGGTTGTTGTACAGCTTCCTGCTCTCCGGCGTCCACTTCCCGTGCCCAatccttttcaaaaaaaaaaaaaaatgaacatatATTAATGGCGGAGTTCAAGGAATAGAGTATTGGTTAAGAACAGAGTACCCGACGGGGAAGAAGGCGTAGCCGTCGATGTGGTAGGCCTGCGTCGTCCTCTCCGGGTTCTCGAACACCACCTCGACGAAGGTGCGGAAGGTCATGTTTAGCACGTTGGGCGCGATCTGGATCGGAGTCTTCGTCGGCGGCGGTTCGTCGCTGATGATGTCGTATTTGAACACCTTGTCGGCGATGCCGAAGTACTCTGCCAGCTTCAGCGGCGTGGCGGTGTCTTGGTGCGAGACCACGTTGAGGGCGTACCGCCGTTTTCCGTTGACCTTCCCGGTGGAGCTGACGAGCTTGACGGTGCGGGTGATGTCGATGCTGCCGTAGTGGTAGGAGCCCTGAGGGTTGGGGCGAGCAGCGCTGGCCGTGAGATTCCACCGGAAGGAGCGCCACTGGTTGAACGACCAGGCCCACCCGATGGGCGCCGGCGGCACGTCTTTGGATGCCGGGGTATTGGAGCCGTTATAGCGGATGAGTCCGGTGGCGGAGATGGTGTACTTGGTGAACCGCGAGGTAGCCGCGATGTAGTAGTCGCCGGGGGCTTGGTCAGCGGTGACGAGTACGGAGAGGCACTGGCCGACGTGAACGTCGAGGGAATGGTAGTCGTTCTGCATCGTGTGAGAGCCGTCCATCTCCACCAGCAGCATCGAGTGTGATTGGAACCGGAAGTTGAGAGTCACCTTCATGCCCACGTTGCAGATGCGGTACCGGTACGTCTTGCCGGCTTCCATGAAGAAGAGCGGCGGCTCGTCGTTTCCGGAAATGTCCTTGCCGGTGTGTCCGTTTATGAGGACGCCTGCAGGGCGGCCGATGCTGACGCCGGAGTCCAAGGTCTTCTCCAACACTTTGTGGCTCTTGGTGTACCAGTCGCCGATGAGGACGGTGTAATCGTCAGCAGGATCGTCGAAGGGGACGGGGATGAGGAGGCGACTGTTGACGCGTAGGCCGCCGAAGGCACCGCTGGCCTTTTGCATTCCGAGCGACGGGAAATACATGAAGCTACCAATTTGGTCCTTCACCTGGAAATGGTAGGTGAAATTTTGGCCTGGTTGGATTGGGCAATTGGTGCCGGCGACTCCGTCCTGCCACGACCACTTCCGATGCTGAATCCCATTCCTGAAAAGGAAAGAATGAAAGCAAAGGaactaagaagaagaagaataatggATGACTAGTCGGAAAttgcaaaaaagaaaaaagaaaacagAGGAATCGACCATGTGAAGAGGAAGGGCTCATCAAGCTGGTTGAAAACGTTGACGATGACATTGTTGTTGGTGGTGGAGTTGATGTTGGGCCCGGGAAACTCGCCGTTGACGAGAATGACTTGTTGAGGAACCCCGAGGGGGGCGAGGGTGCCGTAGGTGACTTTCCAGGTGAAGTAGATGTAAGGGTCCTCGGCGAGCACACAGCCGACGACTAGAGACAAAATGACCGGCAACAGCGAGATGCGCGTCATTTCTTATTCTgcaactcctcctcctcctcttcgatcgatcgatcgatcgctaGTTACGAAAATTCGAGCGTTTTTGCTATCATCAAAGGGGGAGATAGGTTCAGGTCTTGATGACAAGTGTTAAATTCGTGTCTCTTGGAAAGAAGGGTTGAGTTGAGATTATAAAGGGCGAAGGGTGAAATGTAGAACGCGAACAGCGGAGCAAAGCACGCTCTGCTTCGCTTGTTCGCCGGACTTGTCGTGGTCGCTGCAATATCTTAATTTGGTCCaccggaagaggaagaagaagcgggCAATTTCAGCGGGAACAGAGAGAGAGATTAATTAACCAATGCattgtttattttaaaaacataatataCACcatttatttagaaaattttctgtattcggtttttatttttcaagaaatagatttaaaaagctgaaaagaaaaataaaataaatatatcatTCATCTTTAGGCCTTGATGCGGTAATGATGAGGGGTCCTACTATGTTATCACGGTGGAGatcaaaggaggtcaaagtcaaggtgatcaaTGTATATAGGGCATCAGTTGATCATGCGATGCATGCCCCGGGGAGAAGGATCCGATCCACCGTCACCCTCGACACGGGGAGCATTCAAACCTCCAACGCTCAAGGGAGAACGACGTGCAAAAGCCAAGCCGAATGGTTACCCTACTCGATCGAGCGGTTACCTCGCTCGGCCGAGCAGCAGACTCGACATCTACCGAGCATGCGGATAGTGAGCTTCCGGTCGAGTGACCATCCCACTCGGCCTAGTGACAGATCACGATAGAGGgtttccggccgagcggctatctcgcTCGGCCTAACAACAGACAGTACACGGGCAGTGGACTTCCGGTCGAGCAGCTATCTCGCTtggccaagcaacagacacagcaggatatctttgGACATCCTTTTGAGAGCTGATGCCGCTGACAGACAGCATGGTCAAATAGaggatcgtacgacagaagcttccactgtcacttcagagatatgctcgacccgttaagATACTATGTAGAGATACTTTCAGAAAAAGCTTTGAAATGTGTGCCCATATGGAAAAGCGTGCACATATGTTACAAGAGTTCTATGGTCCAAGCATCGATAAAGATATACGTTACATGTGATTTCTACTATTGCGCTACAATTTTCTTCCTGCTCCGCTACTTGCTTTTTCGTCGAAATCTGATTTGAACATCAAAGGACCATTGCCAGAGACCCCTTTCCTGATTCCGCACTAACGTTACTTATATTGTAGGACCGAAGCGAAATCCTCAGGAGGTCAACGAAAACACCATATCCCCATCATTCGTTTCATCGACTTTCGAATAGGATCaagagtcaaaaaaaaaaaaaaaaaaaaaaaaaacatttgtttttaaattctgaaaaacaaaaatttaaaagagattattccataaactaatatttatgcttctaattttttatgatttataAGAAAGATAGATTTAATAAATATCATGAAATTTATATTGTGTGATATAAGtttattgaaaaattatagaaacaaTTTCTAAAACATTCTCCATAAAGGAACTAAAAATACAAATCAACATAATTGCGAAAATCCAGGATCCTCGATGCAAACAAACGATACATACATCACAGGACCTTTCCAATTTCCGAAAATATTACACAAGACACAGAATTCTGATGCTTTAGTTAAGTACCCAAGTCAAGCGGCTAGTTTATATATCCGAAGCCAACATCAACATCATCATGATGGTCAAGCGGCATTAGTCCACTACTTAAATGTACCAAACATACTGTGCAAATATAGATATAGTCGAACTGTAGCACCAGCAATTTCACGTtatctacatcatttctccacAAGTTACATGTCCATGCCGATCAAGAAATCCTCTTCCTCGTCTTCGATCATTTCATTGACCCCAAAGTCTTCTGCTATGAGGTTGCTACACATGAGATGCAAAAGTTCAAAACAGCAGCAAATTGCATTGTATTAACTTCTGTTAACAATCTGATAGCAAAGGATAATTGGCAAGAAAACCACGTAAAGTTTGTTTGTGAAAAGGAGTAGACTGCCCACCTGACACAACAACATCGGAAGCTGACAATGCATTTTAGCTTCCTGTTGTAGAAAAATAAGTTGAAGGACCATCTGCATTTGTCAATAGCAAGTTAGTTATGCTAAATTTCACAATTAATTCAAGGAATCATAAGGAAATTTACATGGATCCTTTCTCCAAAAACGGGTTGCCGTCGAAGTCAGGGTTGTAGCTGTAGATTTCACACTCATTTAATTTCACCACCTGCAATGAGAAAATGTTAGCCATGGCCGGGATATGAAGCGAATTACAACAAATGAACCATTTGTCACCTCATCAATGACATTGGTCATGCTATCAAAAAGAGAAGAACCTGCATTTTCAGTAGCCCATTCCTATGTCCTCAAAATCAAGTGAAAATATAATCAGAATAAGCATTACAACTAAAGAAATGCAATCAATATTCTATAttttacaaacaaatgtagatcaTAAAAAGTGAATCACAAGATTTTTGCAAATTTAGATGCACTGGTGACACAACGCTGGCACCTTTACTGCCCTCAAAGTCACAACTAAAATCAAAAGCTCAGATCACAATTTTCAACGGTCACCATAGCCATCACTGCCACAACCAGACACTACCACTCCATTCATCTCCACTGCTGTTCTAGCCACCAGCCCACCCATCAACAAATATCCTACGTCCGATTGTGATTACCCAACTGCTGGTGCTAGCATCACAAACCCACCATAAACTACTTTATTGCCTTCACAACCTCCACCATTATCACCACCAGTATTGTTCAAGTACATCAAGAATTCAGCTGCCACAATATTCAATAACACTGCAATCACCATCACTTTAGTATCATCGACTAAACAACCACAATTACCATTACGAACACAAcgtcataaattaaaacactacATAACAACTCCCATAAAATTTTATGGGATGTCTCAGAGGAGAAAACAACCCCTATAAATTGAAAAGCATATTAATCATGGGCAAATGATTGAGAATATAACAAATGATAATGATATGcaaaaaagaaattttcaaaaaaaaaaaaatctcatccaTTATTCTTCCAAAAGAACTATATGCACAAGTTCAGTAAGAAACACTCACTTTCGCCACGACCACAACAATTTAGGAACATACAACCACTACATCACAAAATTGTACCAAaagaacaaatttgaaaatttcaGCCAGATAATAAAAACATACAGAATGCAGAATGCAGAATGGATCATGAACAAGCTACTTGGATTCAATTTCTGGGTTGTTAATTGCTATAAGCTCATATTAATGATTTAGGTTAATGATAATTCTGCAGGGAAAACATATCATGCTCTAAAAAGATACCCTCATGCTACCATGGCCTGTAAAATACCATTCAGACAAGGCATGATACTAAGATACCCAGTTATTCTGGTATTAAGATATACATGAATGTAGAATTGTTGGGTGTCATATAAAAACCTTTAGAAAcaaaaatagaaacataattctCATAAATTGACAAGCGCTGACAAGTAGAGGAACATACTCTAACCGCTTCAAAGAGATAGTTGTCAAATATTTGCCTGAAACTATCCCAGTCTTCCTCTCTGAAATACAGATGAGCTCGCACTGCACTGCTAGGTTGACAAATTTTCACAGAAATGTTAAATTTGATACACTCCC contains:
- the LOC122012584 gene encoding repressor of RNA polymerase III transcription MAF1 homolog isoform X1; its protein translation is MKFLEYTPLDSINLFLNHLNLGESTIKGHLEAFSCKQTGTDRKLSFSLEQEILDYLEQSSDNDSPSSVEYLTSRSSRKTLIYLVLTLSHIYPDYDFSSAVRAHLYFREEDWDSFRQIFDNYLFEAVREWATENAGSSLFDSMTNVIDEVVKLNECEIYSYNPDFDGNPFLEKGSIWSFNLFFYNRKLKCIVSFRCCCVSNLIAEDFGVNEMIEDEEEDFLIGMDM
- the LOC122008336 gene encoding L-ascorbate oxidase homolog; the encoded protein is MTRISLLPVILSLVVGCVLAEDPYIYFTWKVTYGTLAPLGVPQQVILVNGEFPGPNINSTTNNNVIVNVFNQLDEPFLFTWNGIQHRKWSWQDGVAGTNCPIQPGQNFTYHFQVKDQIGSFMYFPSLGMQKASGAFGGLRVNSRLLIPVPFDDPADDYTVLIGDWYTKSHKVLEKTLDSGVSIGRPAGVLINGHTGKDISGNDEPPLFFMEAGKTYRYRICNVGMKVTLNFRFQSHSMLLVEMDGSHTMQNDYHSLDVHVGQCLSVLVTADQAPGDYYIAATSRFTKYTISATGLIRYNGSNTPASKDVPPAPIGWAWSFNQWRSFRWNLTASAARPNPQGSYHYGSIDITRTVKLVSSTGKVNGKRRYALNVVSHQDTATPLKLAEYFGIADKVFKYDIISDEPPPTKTPIQIAPNVLNMTFRTFVEVVFENPERTTQAYHIDGYAFFPVGIGHGKWTPESRKLYNNLDAVSRHTIQVYQRSWSAVLMTFDNAGMWNLRSELWERRYLGQQLYFTVQSPARSLRDESNIPDNALLCGEVVGLPKPPPYV
- the LOC122012584 gene encoding repressor of RNA polymerase III transcription MAF1 homolog isoform X2 encodes the protein MKFLEYTPLDSINLFLNHLNLGESTIKGHLEAFSCKQTGTDRKLSFSLEQEILDYLEQSSDNDSPSSVEYLTSRSSRKTLIYLVLTLSHIYPDYDFSAVRAHLYFREEDWDSFRQIFDNYLFEAVREWATENAGSSLFDSMTNVIDEVVKLNECEIYSYNPDFDGNPFLEKGSIWSFNLFFYNRKLKCIVSFRCCCVSNLIAEDFGVNEMIEDEEEDFLIGMDM